The Arachis ipaensis cultivar K30076 chromosome B03, Araip1.1, whole genome shotgun sequence region AAAGGTAGCCATGAATTACCCCGTTCAGTAGACTTCGACTTGCGCCCTATTAAGCAGCAACAGCACAAACCAACCAATGCTACGACAACCAAAGCCCCAACAGCAGAACCAACTATAATTGCTATCTTGTTCTTCTTTGACAATGAGCCAGGAAGGAGACTGCCAACTGAAGAAAGCCCATCCAAACTCCGCAATGCATTGCTGATCTTCATTATCTCCAGCCCGTTCATAGTGGCATTTGGGAAGTCGGCCATTTTATCCGGACCAACACTTACTGTCAAAGTGTTTGAGCCCGCCGAGGTATTGGAAACAAAGTCCTTGAAGTAAGGAACAGACAAATCATTAGTTATGGATGACAGATCAAGACTTCCAATACCTATGTCAGTATTTATAAACAAATTGAAGACCAGAGTGTTGAGAGACTTGCTCATGATATCACAAAAATGCACCCGAATAAAATACGAGAAATTTGGATCAACATTGAAGACCCAAGTGATGTTGAAATTCGGACTGCCTACATTTGGATCCCCCATTGCTTCTGCAGTGGCATAGACCAAATTTGGAGCAGTCTCGGGCGTAACACCTACTGGATACTTAATGCTCGAAGGATTGACAGACACATTAACAACCGAATTGTTCACATGAAGGTATTTCTGATCATTCACCCAAGTCCTTCCCAATGTGTCATTCTGAGCTGTAATTGAAGGACCCCCAATGTTGAGGCGATAAACAGTTTCCAAAGCAACCCCAGAGAGTCCAGTGACCGGCGCAGTCGGGTTAAGACCCAATGCTTGATCAACAAACAATTCATCCGGCATTGACACAacttcaattgcattaataaaggcCACCGAATCATTGGACGGAATGAAACTAAGAGTCAAGGTATTATCAGTAACATTGATTGCATACTCCTTGAACACACAAGAACCATGGGGCCGATTCTTAAAGGTAAAATTACTCAAAAGGACAAAATTATCAGTAACAACAGTCATTGAAGCAGAACTCAAATTGCGACCGGAATTCAAAAGAGGCGAAAAGTATAGCCGGAGCCAGTGCCTACCTTGCTGCCCAATTTCAAATTTATAAGAAGCTGCCTCAGTGAAAACCCTAGCTGATTTGTAAACTGGAAAAGGGGCACTGGAATTTGAATCCGCAACAACCGAGTTCTGAGTTTTCAATGTGAGTTTCGAATGCTGCGAGTCAGGAACAAAATTGCGACCTTGGAATGTAATATTCTTCGAAGAACCACAAGCAATAAGATAGTTATCAGTAAAAGTGTACGAACCAAATGTGCCATTAACCAAAACCACTAAGAAAACAACAAGAAGAGCAAAACCACTTGGAATCCTTTTCACAACCACCATCTTCACTTGTTCCCCATTGTAGCTTCTTCACAAGTTCAATAAACTATTCCACTTCccgaaaagaaaaaaggaaaaaaaatgctGAAAGTTCTGGATcggaaaaaagaaaaacacagaACCTGCAGAAAACCTGGATCTAACAGAACCAATGCACAGAAACAGACATAGGTGTAATACAAGAAAAGACAAATTACGCAGTTTCCAATGTAACAACAAGCACAAAAGCAAAGAGTTGAGTTCTGTTGGTGTAAGAGTCTTATAATCTTAAGGGGAGCAATAATGTAGAACCGTTTATGAAGATAATAAGAGGGAAAATCTTAAATCCCTGTTTAAGAATACATGAAACCTATTAGTTATTAGTGACAGTGATAGAAACATTTTCCTTTTTTTCAGGGGAAAAAGGAAGAATAAGTTCAACTTCAGAGGTTTAAACTTTAAAGTGTAACGCTAAACAACCTTTTACAGGCTGTTTTAATAGGGGAAGTGGGCCCCACTTTAGACGGAAAAGGGTAGGGGTGCACACGGGTCGGGTGAaatcgggtttgatgtgacccataTCCAACCCGAAATATAcatcgggtctatttattagacccgagtctggccctagacccgatgaaactaaTACACTTTCGGGCTACAATTATAttgggtaaaaaccgggtgaaaaccgggctgttaacattacattacgttgataccttcttgtaagctagcatgtaaaaatatccaaattttcaagactccaacaattatttaacatggtaaaattcacttagaaaaatataacaagaaccaacccttcttcaaaattaaagcataaccacaattaatactaatattgtctaataatactaaatatttaaatcaatacaaataacacaatattatgcattagtctaaaatcttatgcattctaaacataaaacattaacttatagtcttataatgactaaaaatacaaaatattaaggtttacaatacctAAATTttacataagaatagtcatgacaCATCACtaataacataaaatattaattgtgtatgacgACCGGGCCACcaggccgacttcgggtgacccaagctatggcccggacccgacccgaaataatgaccaagtctatttttgagacccttatccggccctaaacccgatgaaatcacaccaaattagtccctaaagtgttcgggaccgggctgGGCCTTCGAGCCGGGCCGGGTCATGTGCACCCCTAGAAAAGGCtatgaaatttatattttttaaaatttttaatttgataaataaataaataaataatatttttatattcgaTAAATTATTTATACTTTTGATTCAAAATGTTATAAAAGTATTTGGATTAGGTGTGTTCATGAGTCGGGTGAAACCGGATTTGATGTGATCCAGACCCggtccgaaatatataccggactTATTTGTTAGATCCGAACCCGACCCCTAAATCCGATGAAACTTacacactttcgggccacgattataccggataAAAACCGGGCTGTTAACattaccttcttgtaagttagcatgtaaaaatatccaaattttcaaaaccccaaccattatttgacatagtaaaattcacttaaaaaaatataacaagaaccaacccttccataaaattaaagcataaccacaatcaatactaatattgtctaataacactaaatatttaaatcaatacaaataatacaatattatgcattagtctaaaagtcttatgcattttaaatataaaacattaacttatagtcttataataattaataacacaaaatattaaggtttccaatacttaaattccacataagaatagccatcatccatcactaataacacaaaatattaattgtgtatgatgactggGCCACCGAACCGAGTTCGGGTGACTCAAAATATGGTCCGGACCCGACTCGAAATAATGATcgagtctatttttgagacccttatccAACTCTAGActcgatgaaatcacaccaaattagcccttAAAAAGTTCGGGACCAGATCGAGTCTTCGGGTCGGACCGGGTCATAAACACCCCTAATTTGGACAACtacttaaaaatatatataaaatgtcagatcaaatttttttggatttttgttttcattttttttaattcttaatNNNcgagctagaccaagctcaagctcggctcacaaaaattgagcttggctcacggctcgactcattaacaatcgagcttatttcttaagTTCAAACTCGGCTCAccaaaagctcacgagctggctcaagcTCACGAGCTGGTTCaaataagagaaacataaatacataatctataattttatatattgtttatctatcaataaattataaattttttatttatgtcctatattaaaattatatgtaaaaaataaatataaatattaaataattaagattgttataatatatatataatcgagccagctcacgagctaatgagctgagcttatccaagctcaagctcggctcatttaatttatgagctcaatttcaggctcaagcttggctcaccagctcacgaacttagcttatcgagctgttaacgagtcgagctcgagctggctcatgagctggcttgactcacttccagctcTAGTTGCTACTCTATTTCTTCCACTCTATTTTACAAAGATATGAAAACTGATTAGGTCATTTAATTAGTGGAGTTAGAGATTTAATTATTTCAAAGTTTTATATAGATTTAATTGTGATCGAaccaaatataataaaatagtatATCAATTTAAGTTAAAACGAtttattataatttcttaataaattgttttacATCGATTTATATAAAGACATTTTAGAAACGTAATTTAAAACAGGATAATCAAATAGTACTAAAAACCAATCCATTTAAAAGAGTGATTTATccaaatattaaaaataactaaataaaatcatTATTATTAAACTATTATTATTTAGTCTAATCAATACTGTAAGttgttaaataatattaaatactAGGGGAGTACTACAGTAAAAATGCAAATTGGTACAGATTTATAGATATTCTTTCACTTTACTGTCATATTGACACGTGGATTTACTGTTTTCTAAAAAGTTTTGTCTTAAATTGTTGAATGGCTGGATCATTTGCTTGTAGCTAAGTCAAGCCTCTCCCACCCAACAGTAGTGGTTGCCGTTGGGGTTCTTGAACAGTAAGAGGTCCTTTTTGTTTAAATGGCTAGTCTAGAttgataatttcaaaaattaatggaAATAAGGTGTTTTTGAGTCCACTAGAAAAATAAATGGAATTAGGTTGAATAAATAAATACGAGAACAATACTAATAAAAAACAATAGTAAACGTGAGAACTATTTAATAGCTATATTTATAGACTTTAgccaaagaaataaaaaaaattgtttcatTTGCAGGCTAAatattattagattttatttattatttatattagctTAGTAGCTTTTTTAGGATTAGTacaaagaaataaaatttaaatataaaaggtTCATAAAATGTTTGTTGTACtctaattttaaaaaagaattgCTTGGTTGCAAATTTTAACTACTATTATAGCATTTTttcaaatataataatttttacaATAACTTATTATACTTTACTAACATTAAGGACATTATAATTTTCAAATGTAATAATTTTCAACATCTAAAGAAAAAGACGCATATaatgaaaattttaagaaaaaaaaattaactttccAAAGTAACGAATTTTAAAACAATATCAAATACATAAACCAAAAGAAAATATCAACTGTAGAAATTttgaacaaattaaaataaaatactaataaataGAAGATCCAACTGacacttaaaaaatttatttaaaataaaaaattaaacttacATAAAGATGCAGTGTAATGTGAAGTAATAACACTTTTAGAAAGTGTCTAAtaatcttatttatttttaaatattcaaCAATTAAACAAAAAGTAACCAACTAGCTATACCTCAAATGACATAGTTTTTTCACCATTAATAAGTGAAATAAATATATTGGTAATAAATTAATCACAGTATTAATCCAAACTtatctataaatatatattattattgataaaatttaaaaaaaaaatttactctcTTTTTCTAAAAGATactaaaatgacatttttctcttttttatttgtaaaagatatatttttctttttcataacttTTAAAAACTTCTTTTTTAACTCATTTTAAATTATTTGTGTTAATTATTATCACAGTATCTAAATTGTACATATTACTAATATGTAGTATTTATTACTTAAATAAAATCAATAACAAAGTATTGATTCAAAATGAGTTCAATTTTTTATATCCTAATGTAACTATTTTCAGGATTAAAGTTTCTTAATtgtaatagaaattaaaattttgaatttaatttaaaaaattaaaatacttttttaattaatttacatacgactaaaaaatattataaaggaGTTGAATGGTGCTTTTTGGTCTAAGAATTTTacacataaattaatataatttgcacttataatttttagaatttgtatatataaattaataaaatttatttgttaaaataatttaatatttgtgcTGGTTAAATAATAACCAAAATTACTAAAAgttaataattttcaaaaatttttcataattattactaaaataataaaaaatagaataatttaaattaaataattttgtttGAACAATAAAAAGGTGAATTGTAGTAATATACTATTGTCGTATTTGCAATATTAGATTAGATTTTAAGTCTTTACAAATTTAAGAATAAATTACTTATCTAAAATGAATCTCCTTTAATATTAtccatttatttttaatttctttttgttaTTAATATATCTTATACAAATCTTTTTGAGCTAGAACGATTTAGTAGTAGATATTAATAAACTGTCTTAGGCTATAATAAGAGATAGAGATATAGATAAATTATTTTAACTAAGTACGATTTAGTAGATAATACATTAATACAATTATATATAGTTCAGTTGAAGCCAATTTATTAAAAGATGAAAATTTATATAAATCGGTTTTAGCCATTTCAATTTACTAAGAGAGAAAAATAtataaacattaaaaataataaataattcaaaaatttgagaatTAACTAAAATCAGAGCTACTCATGCATTATATctgtattgtttttttttttctaaaatgttataaaaattagaaagttaaataaatttatattagtatttttaaaattaaaaacaattagGATTAAAAGCTTTTAGAATAATTTTATTCTAGCacataaataaaatgaaaactatttttagattaaaaaaattagtgttgacattgatttttaattaaatctaaaaattattattattattaaaaaaaattatttgactcaaatttttatgtataaaaaaaatttatttaattttttatttgatttttttaaccaTTTCATGGctcaatcaatttcaaaaacttcTATTCATCGTATCCCTCTTAACATAGTCGCTAGATCActattcttttcttctatttAATCTTTATTCCAGAGATTTTTCTGACATTGCAATAGGGGTGCACAAGACCCGGTCCAGCTCGAAGACCCAGACTGGGCCCGATGACTTCGGGGCTAATTTGGCCCGGCTTCGTTATGGTCCGGTCAGACCCGAAGTTTCAATAGATGGTCCGGTTATTTATTAAATCGGGTTCGGGCCAAGCCTCGGGTCATCCGGCTCCGGCCCGTTGGACCCGTGTAGTTATTTGTTActtaatattttgttgttattggttggtatgacactataaattattattattatgttaatcttgtgttggttgttaactttgttttaattgtcttttgaattttgaatatttaatgtgtaattgatataattattattatgaaactttaaattattattgttagattctaaattattattatgtgaaTGTTGTAATGTTATGGAATAATTATTTTCCaaaatttagaggttcaaaagaTGTAGAATCTAATTTTTGGTGATGTCGTGATAAAGTTGATCAAGACCCGGGCTTCACCCGGTCTAGACTCGGCTTAAGTGTGGCCCGAAAATAAcacgatttcatcgggtctaaggtcgggtaagggtctcataaatagacccggtcattatttagggtcgggttcgggtcacgGCGAACCCAACTTCACCCAGTCCCATGTGCATCCCTACATTGCAATACATACTAATGACAAAAATTTAACTTATAACTGATCCGTATTTGGTACAGTAGTGTTCCAATAAAGTAGTTGGAACATGTGAAAATTTTCCAATAATATTAGAATGTTTTAAATTAACTCTTAATTTATGTGTTGCTTTCACGCGTGCATTTAGTattaaaaaattagtaataataacaaaaaatattaacaatATACGTGTGACCTAGTCAGTTTTAGAATGAATAAAACTCaatcaatattttataaaaagtGTTTAAATTTACATTACCACCTGATCTCATAGAAATTGCACATAATGACATGAGTCTAATCATATTTagctaaataagtaattaattcctacaatattttttattaacttaaaaaAGAGATCTCTACAACATTCTTAATAAAACGGAGCAACCTATTTACTATCAAATATGGAACTATGTAAAAGGTGGTTATTAACTTTACCCCTATATTTATAAATATCTTGACACTCTCatgtatttttcaaattttaatctactaaaaatctgccTAAAATCTTTGCAAATTTAAGCATCAGGGTCCCTAGCAGGTACCACCCGCTTTCACCAAGACGTTGGACGGCGGCACCTCATTAGCAGGGACATCAAATATAATCACTAAAAGGacctggacctcacgttcagtCCCAAATCACAGTTTCAGGTAACTCCCGGAACATTGACACCATTGCCGGGGACTTAATAATCAACACCATATGATGGCGGATGACATCCCAGAAGAGGGACATACGGCTTCCGACTCAAAAGCCTATGAAGAAGAACAACACAACCATGATTGCACGGTTGTCATACCTCCTCGACCTAACAAAGGGAAAGGAGTTGTTGGAGATACACACCCTACAAATCAAGGAGGACGAAGAATAAGCTCAAAATTTCATTATACGGGCTAAAGTTTCCAGAAAATTTAAAAGTTCAGACATGGACCTTTATGATGGAATGACCAATCGAAGACACCATCTGAATAACTTCAAGAGTCGTATGTACTTGGCTAACGCGTCGGATGCAACtcactgcaaagcttttccgaccaCATTAACCAAGGCGgcaatgaagtggttcgatagctTACCACCCAGGTTTGTCACCTGTTTCGACGACCTGATGGGGAGCTTTCTTATCCAAttttccatccagaaagacaagaTCAAGAATGCTCTGAGTCTTTTGGAGGGTAAAACAAGAGGTCGGAGAATCACTGCGAACCTATATAAAAAGGTTCAAAAAAACGTACTTGGAGATTCAAAATTTACTTACCGAAGCGGTTATAATAGGGCTAGTCAATGGTCTCAGAGAAGGCCTATTCTctcagtccatatcaaaaagacccTCAACATCTTTATATGAGGTACAAGAACGGGtggaaaaatatataaatacgAAAGAAACGACAAGATTAAAGAAACCCATATCAGGATAGAGCAGCCAGTATCAAGCACGGGGTAAAGAGAAAGAggcaaagaaaaaagaagagtacAGCTCGGAGAGACCTTGAAGATACCATTCTTATACCCCGCTACGAGTCTCTCTtgtcgacgtgtacaaagaaaTCTGCCACACTGAAAAGATACTGCCTCTTAGACACATTAAAAGCAATAAAGGTGGAAATCAGtcagaatattgtgaataccacaaGATGTACGGCCATTCCACCAATAATTTCTATGGTTTAAAGAATGTAATGAACAACTGGCTAGAGAGGGTCAGTTGAATAGGTATCTTGCCGAAAGGTTGGATGAtcacagcaaaagaaaaagagatgaagATCGGGACAAACGAGACTGACCCCTGATAaatcacaattttatggtttattttgaattgaaatgagtggattttatcaacttacctTTTATTTATTCACTGAAATAGCACAGTTTTGTGAACTTCTCCTAATTGTGTGTaatgattaaaaatattatttttaagtatttaaattactaaatttaattcacttttatttcattcgataccttgatataaTTTTTTGAGTAATTCCAGGCTTAAAAGGCAAAGGATGGCTTGAAGAAGTAAAGAAAAATCATGCAAAAgatgagaattcatgaagaaatgaaatttTGGAGCAT contains the following coding sequences:
- the LOC107630089 gene encoding receptor-like protein kinase THESEUS 1 yields the protein MVVVKRIPSGFALLVVFLVVLVNGTFGSYTFTDNYLIACGSSKNITFQGRNFVPDSQHSKLTLKTQNSVVADSNSSAPFPVYKSARVFTEAASYKFEIGQQGRHWLRLYFSPLLNSGRNLSSASMTVVTDNFVLLSNFTFKNRPHGSCVFKEYAINVTDNTLTLSFIPSNDSVAFINAIEVVSMPDELFVDQALGLNPTAPVTGLSGVALETVYRLNIGGPSITAQNDTLGRTWVNDQKYLHVNNSVVNVSVNPSSIKYPVGVTPETAPNLVYATAEAMGDPNVGSPNFNITWVFNVDPNFSYFIRVHFCDIMSKSLNTLVFNLFINTDIGIGSLDLSSITNDLSVPYFKDFVSNTSAGSNTLTVSVGPDKMADFPNATMNGLEIMKISNALRSLDGLSSVGSLLPGSLSKKNKIAIIVGSAVGALVVVALVGLCCCCLIGRKSKSTERGNSWLPLPIYGNSLTLTKMSTTSQKSGTASCKSLTSSNLGRFFSFQEILDATNKFDENLLLGVGGFGRVYKGTLEDGTNVAVKRGNRRSEQGLAEFRTEIEMLSKLRHRHLVSLIGYCDERSEMILVYEYMANGPLRSHLYGTDLPPLSWKQRLEICIGAARGLHYLHTGAAQSIIHRDVKTTNILLDENFVAKVADFGLSKAGPSLDQTHVSTAVKGSFGYLDPEYFRRQQLTEKSDVYSFGVVLMEVLCTRPALNPVLPRDQVNIAEWAMMWQKKGMLDQIMDQNLVGKVSVASLSKFGETAEKCLAEYGVDRPSMGDVLWNLEYALQLQETSSSLTEPEDNSTNHITGIQLTPLEHFDNSVTMIDEINSCTYDNIEDAATSTVFSQLVNPRGR